In Erigeron canadensis isolate Cc75 chromosome 1, C_canadensis_v1, whole genome shotgun sequence, a single window of DNA contains:
- the LOC122591668 gene encoding uncharacterized protein LOC122591668: MEAEGEGRGKKKKEEFLDIIFSWSLDDILNQDLYKSQVDKIPLTFDSEQQYFSSFVNPLLEETRAELASSLEIIHRYPSARVFSIHEARHDGKAVYDVKVGPWRNRSFECGKPPYQTLPGDLLIFMNGKAETVSDLQRIGRTWAFSLVSKITESDNEDDSEATPSRFTVKASQPLKFQDGMFVVFLKNIKIQTRIWDSLHMNGNLNIIKAVLGPDSMVKETCNACSFDFNSLYSQNKNVLDKLNESQRAAVMVSLVKTECCHHSYVEQIRGPPGTGKTTTVSVLLLILMQMNRRTLTCAPTNVALLQLASRVLSLVKESFKTTTANGDSFCSFGDILLFGSEEQLKVGVEMENIYLEHRVERLTECLGSSTGWKHCIRSMNDLLENCVSQYYVFLENQLFKETQMANENHNQSESESKTNKLQVKSFLEFLQDRFSSSVMTLRRCILTFLTHVPISFMKEYIFYSMIHLLDNLSSFESFLFEENLVSEELEHLFTSKPFPNESEDMSSINSVRAVSIFVLRSLRISLEKLGLPDDVRRHVIEDFCFERASLVFCTTSNSYKLHMVAMKPLNILVIDEAAQLKEAESTIPLQLPGMKHAILIGDECQLPAMVTSNVCFESGFGRSLFERLSFVGHSRYLLNVQYRMHPSISFFPNWRFYQNQILDAENVLCESCEKQYLPGPMFGSYSFINIVGGREEKDDNGQSKTNMVEVAIVIKILQNLYKAWKDSKKNLTVGVVSPYAAQVAMIQEKLAHKYEKLDGFLVKVKSIDDYQGGEEDIIILSTVRSNSRGSVGVMYCPQTANFVLTRARHCLWILGNERTLTRSKSVWEELVYDARNRHCLFDADSDECLKMTVIKTKKELEQFDDLVNENSILLKHAKWKVLFSDDFRRSFGKLTTARSKKLVLNLLLRLSGGWRPKNRSVDLHCVKSSHILKQFKVAGLYVMCTIDVIMEFNYVQVLKVWDVLPFEEIPKLTKRLENIFSAYTDDYINRCTEKCVEGNLEVPKSWMASEEVIRFCFVRNPEPRSCDGKSHVENSKVNESLLLMKFYPLSDGVVKHLLSDKEQLDLPMQVSDEQMEIILFSKSSFIIGRSGTGKTTILTMKLFQNEESFYVASDGISEGGRNCISDSEVDESKGRKPSVLRQLFVTVSPNLCHFVKQHVSHLTSISCNGNTSLEVNLDDPDLISDFSDIADTFIDIPVKNYPLFITFHKFLMMLDGTLGNSFFERFPKTREASHGNHTSSRSVALQTFLRLREVTYDRFCTLYWPHFNSSLTKKLDPSRVFTEIISHIKGGLHAGECSDGKLTYEGYCLLAESRSSTLTKQKRESIYYLYQAYEKMKSERGEFDLADLVCDLHQRLTNGRYEGDIIDFVYIDEVQDLSMRQISLFKYICQNIDEGFIFAGDTAQTIARGIDFRFQDIRSLFYKEFLTERVTGKQEKALVSEVFQLKQNFRTHAGVLELAQSVIDILYCYFVHAIDILEPETSLISGEAPVLLESSDNENAIVTIFGGSGSGGEIVSFGADQVILVCDDCVKIEISEYVGKNALVLTILECKGLEFQDVLLYNFFGTSPLKDQWRVIYGYMKERDWLDENLPQSFPTFSEARHSVLCSELKQLYVAITRTRQRLWVCENKEELSKPIFDYWKRRGLAQIRKLDDSVAQAMRVSSSPQEWRERGKKLFYENNFVMATMCFERAGDTMWEKLAKASGLRASADQMRGKNPEAYLCYLREATELFESIGKFESAASCYCDLEEYERAGKAYLYKCRKTNTAAECFTLAGCYSDAAEAYAKGDQVSNCLSVCIKGKLFDKGLQYIEYWNKHLTVRTKEIEQTEQRFLESCALDCYEHKDLKSMMKFVRAFCSMESKHVFLRSLGCLDDLLSLEEESGHFLDAVELARSLGYVLKEADLLEKAGHCREAALLLLWYVCFSSLWENGGRGWPLKQFSKKEDLCEKARSLAKLTSDHFFDFVCNELEVLSDQHSSLPELMKVLLTSQKNKSLRGEILSVRKILDSHFHIHFSKYFWEDDLPSDFTEHCENRIFQSCVSVRTLVFYWNRWKANVMIIFQSIKCLVNEEPNKHEELADFSISYFGVRKQCVNGNMVYLLVNKDGDWIRTAGNNSLHCEGELIFMNISQLVCAIRSYWQSELLSVGMKVLLKLESLYKSKSNGSAFHQSTSLVHIFEVSKFLLDCQCLNLASSDKKKLQSYLGISARYFDHVFPLDWRRSVCEDMVSLRLTDLSLNLLDEIILQNVNNNGNISYWTIGRVMMVCLCSRKSVTLNEMIMKGLQWAPKWTSAAEVWNSEVRDMAFFPMFKSALIDTFWSGRVRVGCISPHCFVYLLDRVFFVESYFYKTLFTKKSSFVGWFTHLHPTDKPVLPAVFLRFNVKSYLEIIEEILSNKEDTESWIQRSNMEVSYYYPLLVLQLVMMVTLACLQEPSFSEKLFNLLTGSDNIASLLPEKFVDHLLCKKKGDDWDLCPQMVAEAFISVEDPLLIVSTEKPHSEFNAPDAIFVDLEKSKQEIASALFPGKAVVISQFPSNIEEHVPLRESEEKCAKDDNKKLLFSFLEQLQPPSAVEEVKRIISSALEKSEAKGGKKKAVQAMAKRGAGKEQAKRLMDDAFVEDVCKKFLEEGSSSKTSEADENAKRKGKGKSKNKKGKKKKS; encoded by the exons ATGGAAGCTGAAGGAGAAGGAAGGGgtaagaagaaaaaagaagagtTTTTAGATATAATATTTTCATGGTCTCTTGATGACATTCTCAACCAAGATCTTTACAAATCCCAG GTGGATAAAATACCACTTACTTTTGATTCGGAACAACAGTATTTCAGTTCTTTTGTTAATCCTTTGCTTGAGGAAACACGTGCTGAACTAGCTTCCTCTTTGGAGATCATACATAGATATCCATCTGCTCGCGTTTTCTCTATTCACGAGGCCAGGCACGATGGAAAAGCTGTGTATGATGTTAAAGTTGGTCCCTGGAGAAACAGATCTTTTGAATGTGGCAAACCGCCTTACCAGACGTTACCTGGTGATCTTCTCATTTTCATGAATGGAAAAGCAGAAACTGTTTCTGATTTGCAACGAATAGGAAGAACATGGGCTTTTTCGTTAGTTAGCAAAATCACAGAGAGTGATAATGAAGATGATTCTGAAGCTACACCATCACGATTTACAGTTAAAGCCTCACAACCTCTTAAATTCCAAGATGGGATGTTTGTCGTTTTcctaaaaaatattaaaatccaGACCAGGATTTGGGATTCTTTGCACATGAATGGAAATTTAAACATCATTAAAGCGGTTCTTGGCCCTGATTCTATG GTTAAGGAGACTTGCAATGCTtgttcttttgatttcaatagtctttattctcaaaataaaaatgtattggATAAGCTTAACGAATCACAAAGAGCAGCAGTTATGGTCTCTCTTGTTAAAACAGAATGTTGTCACCATTCGTATGTGGAACAAATACGGGGACCACCTGGAACAGGAAAAACAACAACAGTTAGTGTTTTGCTATTAATTCTCATGCAAATGAATCGTAGGACTCTTACTTGTGCTCCAACAAACGTTGCTCTATTACAACTAGCTTCAAGAGTGCTAAGTTTAGTTAAGGAATCATTTAAAACTACAACTGCAAATGGTGATTCCTTTTGTTCTTTCGGAGACATTCTTTTATTTGGCAGCGAGGAGCAGTTAAAAGTTGGTGTGGagatggaaaatatatatttggagCATCGGGTCGAAAGGCTTACAGAGTGCCTTGGGTCTTCGACTGGTTGGAAGCATTGCATCAGGTCTATGAATGATTTACTTGAAAATTGTGTGTCTCAGTATTATGTCTTTCTAGAAAATCAGTTGTTCAAAGAAACCCAAATGGCAAATGAAAATCATAATCaaagtgaaagtgaaagtaaaaCTAACAAGCTGCAAGTGAAATCATTCCTTGAGTTTCTGCAAGATCGATTTAGTTCTTCTGTAATGACACTTAGAAGATGCATTCTTACATTCTTGACTCATGTCCCAATAAGTTTCATGAAGGAATACATTTTTTATAGCATGATACATCTTTTGGATAACTTGAGTTCATTTGAATCATtcttgtttgaagaaaatttgGTTTCAGAAGAACTCGAGCACCTCTTCACATCTAAACCGTTTCCTAATGAGTCGGAGGATATGTCGTCGATTAATTCTGTAAGAGCCGTGTCTATATTCGTTCTAAGAAGTTTGCGGATATCCCTTGAAAAACTAGGTCTTCCAGATGATGTAAGAAGACATGTAATAGAGGACTTCTGTTTCGAAAGAGCTTCTCTAGTATTTTGCACAACATCGAATTCCTACAAGCTGCATATGGTTGCAATGAAGCCTTTGAACATTTTGGTCATAGATGAAGCTGCACAGTTAAAGGAGGCGGAGTCCACTATTCCTCTTCAGCTTCCTGGGATGAAGCATGCTATTCTCATTGGAGATGAGTGTCAATTACCTGCAATGGTTACAAGCAAT GTATGTTTTGAATCTGGCTTTGGACGAAGCTTATTTGAGAGACTGAGTTTTGTAGGCCATTCTCGGTATCTACTAAACGTTCAGTATCGAATGCATCCTTCCATCAGTTTCTTCCCTAATTGGAGGTTCTATCAAAATCAGATCCTTGATGCAGAAAATGTGTTATGTGAAAGTTGTGAAAAGCAATATCTCCCAGGACCAATGTTTGGTTcatattcatttataaatattgttGGAGGAAGAGAAGAAAAGGATGATAATGGACAGAGCAAAACAAATATGGTTGAGGTGGCTATCGTGATTAAGATACTACAAAATCTCTATAAAG CATGGAAAGACTCGAAGAAGAATCTTACTGTAGGTGTTGTGTCTCCTTATGCTGCCCAAGTTGCTATGATTCAAGAAAAACTTGCTCACAAGTATGAGAAACTTGATGGATTTTTAGTAAAAGTGAAATCCATTGACGACTACCAGGGTGGGGAAgaagatattattattttatcaacGGTCAGATCTAATAGCCGTGGATCTGTTGGAGTCATGTATTGTCCACAAACGGCTAATTTTGTCCTCACCAGAGCAAG ACATTGTCTATGGATATTGGGAAACGAAAGAACTCTGACTAGGAGCAAATCTGTATGGGAAGAATTGGTTTATGATGCAAGAAATCGCCATTGTTTGTTTGATGCTGATTCTGATGAATGCTTAAAGATGACAGTtataaaaacaaagaaagagCTAGAGCAATTCGATGATCTAGTTAACGAAAATAGTATCCTTCTTAAACATGCAAAATGGAAG GTCCTGTTCAGCGACGACTTCAGAAGATCATTTGGAAAGCTGACTACTGCTCGATCAAAGAAGcttgttttaaatcttttattgaGACTCTCTGGTGGCTGGCGGCCCAAAAACCGGAGTGTAGACTTGCATTGTGTAAAATCCTCACATATTTTGAAACAGTTTAAGGTTGCAGGGTTATATGTTATGTGCACAATTGACGTCATTATGGAATTCAATTATGTACAAGTTTTGAAGGTTTGGGATGTATTACCTTTTGAAGAGATTCCAAAACTCACAAAGCGTCTTGAGAACATATTTTCTGCATACACGGATGATTATATTAATCGTTGTACTGAAAAATGCGTGGAGGG GAATTTGGAAGTTCCTAAGAGCTGGATGGCATCTGAAGAAGTTATAcgattttgttttgtaaggAATCCTGAACCAAGATCTTGTGATGGTAAAAGCCATGTTGAAAACTCAAAAGTGAATGAAAGCTTGTTGCTTATGAAGTTCTACCCCTTGTCAGATGGAGTGGTGAAACATTTGCTGTCTGATAAAGAACAACTTGATCTACCCATGCAAGTCAGTGATGAACAAAtggaaattattttattttccaaaAGTTCTTTTATAATTGGGCGTTCAGGAACCGGAAAAACCACTATATTGACTATGAAGTTGTTCCAAAATGAAGAGTCTTTTTATGTTGCTTCTGATGGGATTTCTGAAGGGGGGAGGAACTGTATCAGTGATTCAGAAGTTGATGAATCTAAAGGCAGAAAACCAAGTGTTCTCCGACAACTTTTTGTGACTGTTAGCCCAAATTTGTGTCATTTTGTGAAGCAACACGTTTCCCACCTTACAAG TATTTCATGTAATGGAAATACATCATTAGAGGTCAATCTTGATGATCCCGACTTGATATCAGATTTCAGTGATATCGCAGACACATTTATTGACATTCCAGTGAAAAATTACCCcctttttataacatttcataAATTTCTAATGATGTTGGATGGCACATTGGGGAATTCTTTCTTTGAAAGGTTTCCAAAGACAAGAGAAGCTTCTCATGGTAACCATACAAGTTCAAGATCCGTTGCATTGCAAACTTTTTTAAGATTAAGGGAGGTTACATATGACAGATTTTGTACACTTTACTGGCCTCACTTTAACTCAAGTCTAACGAAGAAACTTGATCCCTCTAGAGTGTTCACAGAAATTATATCTCACATAAAAGGAGGCTTGCATGCAGGGGAATGCAGTGACGGAAAACTAACTTATGAGGGTTACTGTTTATTGGCTGAAAGTCGTTCGTCCACTTTAACAAAACAGAAAAGGGAAAGTATTTACTACCTTTATCAAGCATATGAGAAGATGAAAAGTGAGCGAGGTGAATTTGATTTGGCTGATTTAGTGTGTGACCTCCATCAACGACTTACAAATGGACGTTATGAAGGCGACATTATTGATTTTGTGTATATTGATGAAGTTCAAGATCTTAGTATGAGGCAGATTTCccttttcaaatatatatgccAAAATATCGACGAGGGCTTTATTTTTGCGGGTGACACTGCACAAACCATTGCCAGAGGGATTGATTTTAGATTCCAGGATATACGTTCTCTGTTCTATAAAGAGTTTTTAACTGAGAGAGTAActggaaaacaagaaaaagctcTTGTATCTGAGGTTTTCCAACTAAAACAGAACTTTCGAACTCATGCCGGTGTCCTTGAGTTAGCCCAGAGTGTTATTGACATTCTTTACTGTTACTTTGTTCACGCAATTGATATTTTGGAGCCCGAGACTAGTCTTATATCTGGTGAAGCACCTGTTTTGCTCGAGTCTAGTGATAATGAAAATGCAATTGTGACGATCTTTGGGGGCAGTGGAAGTGGTGGAGAAATAGTCAGCTTTGGGGCGGATCAAGTGATATTGGTGTGTGATGATTGTGTTAAGATTGAGATTTCGGAATATGTTGGAAAGAATGCACTTGTTCTCACCATACTGGAGTGTAAAGGCCTTGAATTTCAG GATGTATTGTTGTACAACTTTTTTGGGACATCCCCATTGAAAGACCAATGGAGAGTAATATATGGCTACATGAAGGAGCGGGATTGGCTTGATGAGAATCTTCCTCAGTCTTTCCCGACATTCAGTGAGGCAAGACATAGCGTCTTGTGCTCTGAATTGAAACAGTTATATGTGGCTATAACTCGAACGAGGCAAAGACTGTGGGTATGTGAGAATAAAGAGGAGCTTTCCAAGCCAATATTTGACTATTGGAAAAGGAGGGGACTTGCTCAAATAAGAAAACTAGATGATTCAGTGGCACAGGCAATGCGAGTCTCAAGCAGCCCTCAAGAATGGCGAGAGCGTGGTAAAAAg CTTTTTTATGAGAACAACTTTGTGATGGCAACCATGTGCTTTGAAAGAGCTGGTGACACAATGTGGGAGAAATTGGCCAAGGCTTCTGGTCTCAGAGCATCTGCTGATCAGATGAGGGGAAAGAATCCTGAAGCTTATTTGTGCTATCTCAGAGAAGCAACAGAATTGTTTGAGTCAATTGGGAAATTCGAGTCTGCCGCTTCATGTTATTGTGATTTGGAGGAGTATGAAAGAGctg GGAAAGCTTACTTATATAAGTGCCGAAAAACTAATACAGCAGCAGAGTGTTTCACCCTGGCAGGATGCTATAGCGATGCTGCTGAAGCCTATGCCAAAGGAGATCAGGTCTCCAACTGTTTATCAGTTTGCATAAAAGGGAAACTTTTTGATAAGGGGTTGCAGTATATAGAGTACTGGAACAAGCACTTAACCGTTAGAACGAAAGAAATAGAACAAACTGAACAaagatttttggagagttgtGCTCTTGACTGCTATGAACATAAAGATCTTAAATCTATGATGAAATTTGTAAGAGCCTTTTGCTCCATGGAGTCTAAGCATGTATTCTTGAGGTCTTTAGGCTGCCTTGATGACCTTTTATCTTTAGAGGAAGAATCAGGCCATTTTCTTGATGCTGTTGAGCTGGCTAGGtctttgggttatgttctaaaAGAGGCTGATTTGTTAGAGAAGGCTGGACATTGTAGGGAGGCTGCGCTTCTCTTACTTTGGTATGTGTGTTTTAGCTCGTTATGGGAAAACGGAGGTAGAGGTTGGCCATTGAAGCAGTTTAGTAAGAAGGAAGATCTTTGTGAGAAAGCAAGGTCGCTTGCAAAATTGACCTCTGATCATTTCTTTGATTTTGTTTGTAACGAGCTTGAGGTACTCTCTGACCAGCATAGTAGTTTGCCCGAGCTCATGAAAGTTTTACTCACTTCCCAGAAAAATAAGAGTCTAAGAGGAGAAATCTTATCCGTAAGGAAAATCTTGGATTCTCATTTTCATATACATTTCTCGAAGTACTTTTGGGAGGATGATTTACCTTCTGATTTTACTGAGCATTGTGAGAACAGAATCTTTCAGAGCTGTGTTTCTGTTAGAACTCTAGTTTTTTATTGGAATCGGTGGAAGGCAAATGTCATGATTATCTTTCAGAGCATCAAATGTCTTGTAAATGAAGAGCCCAATAAACACGAGGAACTTGCTGATTttagtataagttattttggAGTGAGGAAACAGTGTGTAAATGGAAACATGGTTTACCTTTTAGTCAACAAGGATGGTGATTGGATAAGAACTGCGGGTAATAACAGTCTTCATTGTGAAGGAGAGCTTATATTTATGAATATAAGTCAGTTGGTGTGTGCCATTAGATCTTACTGGCAGTCAGAATTACTTTCTGTGGGTATGAAAGTACTTTTAAAGCTAGAAAGTCTCTACAAGTCAAAGTCAAATGGTTCAGCATTTCATCAAAGCACGTCTCTCGTACACATTTTTGAGGTTTCCAAGTTTCTTTTGGACTGCCAGTGTCTTAACCTCGCTTCTTCTGACAAAAAGAAACTGCAGAGTTACCTTGGAATCTCTGCACGATACTTTGATCATGTATTTCCATTAGACTGGCGAAGATCAGTCTGTGAGGATATGGTTTCTTTAAGGTTGACTGATCTATCACTCAACTTGCTTGATGAGATTATTCTTCAAAATGTGAACAACAACGGTAATATCTCCTATTGGACAATCGGGAGAGTGATGATGGTATGTCTTTGTTCCAGAAAATCTGTTACACTTAATGAGATGATTATGAAGGGGCTTCAGTGGGCTCCCAAATGGACGTCAGCTGCAGAAGTCTGGAATTCTGAGGTGAGAGACATGGCATTTTTTCCAATGTTTAAGAGTGCTTTGATAGATACTTTTTGGTCAGGCCGGGTGCGTGTTGGCTGCATATCACCTCATTGTTTTGTGTATCTTTTGGATCGGGTGTTTTTTGTGGAGTCGTATTTTTATAAAACCCTTTTCACTAAGAAGTCTTCTTTTGTTGGTTGGTTCACTCATCTTCACCCAACAGATAAACCGGTACTCCCTGCTGTATTTCTAAGGTTTAATGTTAAGTCTTATCTTGAAATTATCGAAGAGATTCTTTCCAATAAAGAGGATACTGAATCTTGGATTCAAAGATCAAACATGGAGGTCTCTTATTACTACCCTCTTTTAGTGTTGCAACtggtgatgatggttactttagCTTGTCTGCAAGAGCCCTCTTTTTCtgaaaagttatttaatctgCTCACGGGAAGCGACAACATTGCTAGTTTGCTTCCAGAGAAGTTTGTGGACCACCTTTTATGCAAAAAGAAGGGTGACGACTGGGACCTATGTCCACAAATGGTTGCAGAAGCATTTATTAGCGTAGAAGATCCTCTCTTGATTGTGAGTACAGAAAAGCCGCATTCAGAATTCAATGCTCCCGATGCTATATTTGTAGACCTTGAGAAATCCAAACAGGAGATAGCTAGTGCATTGTTCCCTGGGAAAGCTGTAGTTATTTCTCAATTTCCTTCAAACATTGAGGAACATGTGCCGCTTCGTGAATCCGAG gaaAAGTGTGCAAAGGATGACAATAAGAAATTACTTTTCAGCTTTTTAGAACAATTGCAACCACCCTCTGCAGTTGAGGAGGTAAAGAGGATTATTTCTTCTGCGCTTGAAAAGAG TGAAGCCAAGGGTGGTAAAAAGAAGGCTGTGCAAGCGATGGCTAAGAGGGGAGCAGGGAAGGAGCAAGCGAAGAGACTGATGGATGATGCATTCGTGGAAGATGTATGTAAGAAGTTCTTGGAGGAAGGGAGCAGCAGCAAGACAAGCGAGGCTGACGAGAATGCTAAAAGGAAAGGGAAGGGAAAGAGCAAGAACAAAAAGGGTAAAAAGAAGAAGAGTTGA